A genome region from Deinococcus depolymerans includes the following:
- a CDS encoding ABC transporter ATP-binding protein, protein MTHQGEVLLAVNGLKTYFSTDDGVVKSVDGVTFHINKGETLAVVGESGSGKSVTSLSVMRLIPTPPGKIVEGEILFTGKDGVQKDIVKMSEAEMRKIRGNDISMIFQEPMTSLNPVYTVGDQIAEAVMLHQGKNKKEAMGVATDMLKFVGIPAPEKRVNEYPHQMSGGMRQRVMIAMALSCNPALLIADEPTTALDVTIQAQILDLMRKLQKDIGMSILFITHNLGVVAEMADRVVVMYGGRVVEEGDVIEIFKAPRHPYTMGLLNSIPRPGEAHEPGQPKGRLEAIPGNVPNPLNLPPGCAFEPRCKFAVPDCTKAVPALEDTGHGHMARCIRWRDFAQAQTEVTA, encoded by the coding sequence ATGACCCATCAGGGTGAAGTCCTGCTGGCCGTGAACGGTCTCAAGACGTACTTCAGTACCGACGACGGTGTCGTCAAGAGCGTGGACGGCGTGACCTTCCACATCAACAAGGGCGAGACGCTGGCCGTCGTCGGCGAGTCCGGCTCGGGCAAGAGCGTCACCAGCCTGTCCGTCATGCGCCTGATTCCCACGCCGCCCGGCAAGATCGTCGAGGGCGAGATTCTGTTCACCGGCAAGGACGGCGTGCAGAAGGACATCGTGAAGATGAGCGAAGCCGAGATGCGCAAGATCCGCGGCAACGACATCAGCATGATCTTCCAGGAACCCATGACCAGCCTCAACCCGGTCTACACCGTCGGCGACCAGATCGCCGAGGCGGTCATGCTGCACCAGGGCAAGAACAAGAAAGAGGCCATGGGCGTCGCCACCGACATGCTGAAGTTCGTGGGCATCCCCGCCCCCGAAAAGCGCGTGAACGAATACCCGCACCAGATGTCCGGCGGGATGCGTCAGCGCGTCATGATCGCCATGGCGCTGTCGTGCAACCCCGCCCTGCTGATCGCCGACGAGCCCACCACCGCGCTCGACGTGACCATCCAGGCGCAGATCCTGGACCTGATGCGCAAACTGCAGAAGGACATCGGCATGAGCATCCTGTTCATCACGCACAACCTGGGCGTCGTGGCCGAGATGGCCGACCGCGTCGTCGTGATGTACGGCGGCCGCGTGGTCGAGGAAGGCGACGTCATCGAGATCTTCAAGGCGCCCCGCCACCCCTACACCATGGGCCTGCTCAACTCCATCCCACGCCCCGGCGAGGCGCACGAACCCGGCCAGCCCAAGGGCCGCCTGGAAGCCATTCCCGGCAACGTCCCCAACCCGCTGAACCTGCCGCCCGGCTGCGCCTTCGAGCCGCGCTGCAAGTTCGCCGTTCCCGACTGCACCAAAGCCGTCCCGGCCCTCGAGGACACCGGGCACGGCCACATGGCCCGTTGCATCCGCTGGCGTGACTTCGCGCAGGCCCAGACCGAGGTGACTGCATGA
- a CDS encoding oligopeptide/dipeptide ABC transporter ATP-binding protein, producing the protein MTATTAQTRRTMPATGDTLLEVNNLEKYFPIRGGLLSRVVGNVKAVNDVSFKIGRGEVVGLVGESGSGKTTAGRAILRLIEPTGGQVLFNGTDITKLSKGQMRDYRREMQIIFQDPFASLNPRMTVSDIIGEAMQIHNLHPGKGRIDRIAELLQKVGLRPEHMRRYPHEFSGGQRQRIGIARALAVDPAFIVADEPVSALDVSIQAQVVNLLQDLQEELGLTVLFIAHDLAVVEYICDRIIVMYLGRVMEIAPSRQLNTNPKHPYTEALLSAAPVPDPTIKRQRIILEGDIPSPINPPSGCVFRTRCRYAIADCANIVPELREVSPGHFKACIRDDIL; encoded by the coding sequence ATGACCGCCACCACCGCACAGACCCGCCGCACCATGCCCGCCACGGGCGACACGCTGCTCGAAGTCAACAACCTCGAGAAGTACTTCCCCATCCGCGGGGGCCTGCTCTCCCGCGTCGTCGGGAACGTCAAGGCCGTCAACGACGTGTCCTTCAAGATCGGCCGCGGCGAAGTGGTCGGCCTCGTGGGCGAATCCGGTTCCGGCAAGACCACCGCCGGCCGCGCCATCCTGCGCCTGATCGAACCGACCGGCGGCCAGGTGCTGTTCAACGGCACCGACATCACCAAGCTGTCCAAGGGGCAGATGCGTGACTACCGCCGCGAGATGCAGATCATCTTCCAGGATCCCTTCGCCAGCCTGAACCCCCGCATGACCGTCAGCGACATCATCGGCGAGGCCATGCAGATCCACAACCTGCACCCCGGCAAGGGCCGCATCGACCGCATCGCCGAACTGCTGCAGAAGGTCGGCCTGCGCCCCGAGCACATGCGCCGCTACCCGCACGAGTTCTCCGGCGGCCAGCGCCAGCGCATCGGGATCGCCCGCGCCCTCGCCGTGGACCCCGCGTTCATCGTGGCCGACGAGCCCGTCTCGGCGCTCGACGTGTCGATCCAGGCGCAGGTCGTGAACCTGCTGCAGGACCTGCAGGAAGAACTGGGCCTGACCGTGCTGTTCATCGCGCACGACCTCGCGGTCGTGGAGTACATCTGCGACCGGATCATCGTGATGTACCTGGGCCGCGTCATGGAGATCGCGCCCAGCCGCCAGCTGAACACCAACCCCAAGCACCCGTACACCGAGGCGCTCCTCTCGGCCGCGCCCGTGCCGGACCCCACCATCAAGCGCCAGCGCATCATCCTGGAAGGCGACATTCCCAGCCCGATCAACCCGCCCAGCGGTTGCGTGTTCCGCACCCGTTGCCGCTACGCGATCGCGGACTGCGCGAACATCGTCCCGGAACTGCGTGAAGTCAGCCCCGGCCACTTCAAGGCCTGCATCCGCGACGACATCCTGTAA
- a CDS encoding DUF4139 domain-containing protein produces the protein MTKAFPAVLPTLAALALGSAGATDLRIYPSFTEVRQPVTATGTSLNVTLPQSAWESVLPGSLDLEGLPFSSAAQTLQSNWLSSLEGQTVFLRRGDTTEPVTLVRARDLLVRDAQGRFFNVRFEDLSFSAAPPLNPQSPSQTLTYTLPRAGTGTLTYLTRAVSWSPRYTLNASTAGANLNALADLRNSTDLAYDVQNTELYAGDVTVQANPQAEAGFAADMVMRAVPSAVAPAPKIQTQGELRGLTRYDLTTPFTLPANSVITLPFLTPKLSRFERYAGLNTYFGTDTRTGTLNRSYRLEADQRLPAGPLTVREDGRLVGQTTLPDTRKGGTIELSLGEDPDIEYTRTVQQTAQVKDAKGNVTKTTYRVTYALESSKDRAVRAEVTERIGGRVIIIDTGTPVRNQGAANLRVDVPANGKVSKSFTVVIDNS, from the coding sequence ATGACCAAAGCGTTCCCGGCCGTCCTGCCCACCCTCGCCGCCCTCGCCCTCGGGAGCGCCGGCGCCACCGACCTGCGCATCTACCCCAGCTTCACCGAGGTCCGCCAGCCCGTCACGGCCACCGGCACCAGCCTGAACGTCACGCTGCCCCAGTCCGCCTGGGAAAGCGTGCTGCCCGGCAGCCTCGACCTCGAAGGACTGCCGTTCAGCAGCGCCGCCCAGACCCTCCAGAGCAACTGGCTGAGCAGCCTCGAAGGCCAGACCGTGTTCCTGCGCCGCGGCGACACCACCGAACCCGTCACCCTCGTGCGCGCCCGCGACCTGCTCGTCCGGGACGCCCAGGGCCGCTTCTTCAACGTCCGCTTCGAGGACCTGTCCTTCAGCGCCGCGCCCCCCCTGAACCCCCAGAGCCCCAGCCAGACCCTGACCTACACCCTGCCCCGCGCCGGAACCGGCACCCTGACGTACCTGACCCGCGCCGTCAGCTGGAGCCCCCGCTACACCCTGAACGCCAGCACCGCCGGCGCGAACCTGAACGCCCTGGCCGACCTGCGCAACAGCACCGACCTCGCCTACGACGTGCAGAACACCGAACTGTACGCCGGAGACGTCACCGTGCAGGCCAACCCGCAGGCCGAGGCTGGATTCGCCGCCGACATGGTCATGCGCGCCGTCCCCTCCGCGGTCGCCCCCGCCCCCAAGATCCAGACCCAGGGTGAACTGCGCGGCCTGACCCGCTACGACCTGACCACGCCCTTCACGCTGCCCGCCAACTCCGTCATCACCCTGCCGTTCCTCACGCCCAAACTCAGCCGATTCGAACGTTACGCCGGCCTGAACACCTACTTCGGCACCGACACCCGCACCGGCACCCTCAACCGCTCGTACCGCCTGGAAGCCGACCAGCGCCTCCCCGCCGGCCCCCTCACCGTCCGCGAGGACGGCCGCCTCGTCGGCCAGACCACCCTTCCCGACACCCGCAAGGGCGGCACCATCGAACTGAGCCTCGGCGAGGACCCCGACATCGAGTACACCCGCACCGTCCAGCAGACCGCGCAGGTGAAAGACGCCAAGGGCAACGTCACCAAGACCACCTACCGCGTCACCTACGCCCTGGAAAGCAGCAAGGACCGCGCCGTCCGCGCCGAGGTCACCGAACGCATCGGCGGGCGCGTGATCATCATCGACACCGGCACCCCCGTCCGCAACCAGGGCGCCGCCAACCTGCGCGTGGACGTGCCCGCCAACGGCAAGGTCAGCAAGAGCTTCACCGTCGTGATCGACAACAGCTGA
- a CDS encoding methylenetetrahydrofolate reductase — translation MTRVSVELVPRSRSGLRAEIAEVAGALSGVDTVNVPDLTRYSLRSWVGCGFARPGFAAIPHLRAVDFNPREPLPFLPLLEAQGIREVLVVTGDAPIDMSARVYDQDAVDLIRRLNRDAPHLRVYAGLDPYRQSFVRERDYLERKLDAGAAGFFTQPFFDLRLLDTWADLLPDGTDVWWGATSILTEASFNYWRARNHAVFPRTFTPTLDCNRAFARDLLAFARQREQHAYFMPVKVNVLEYLGGIL, via the coding sequence GTGACCCGCGTGTCCGTGGAGCTGGTGCCGCGGTCCCGTTCGGGTCTGCGTGCGGAGATCGCGGAGGTGGCGGGCGCGTTGAGCGGCGTGGATACCGTGAACGTGCCGGACCTGACGCGGTACTCGCTGCGGTCCTGGGTGGGGTGTGGCTTCGCCCGGCCGGGGTTCGCGGCGATTCCGCACCTGCGGGCCGTGGACTTCAACCCGCGTGAGCCGCTGCCGTTCCTGCCGCTGCTGGAGGCGCAGGGTATCCGCGAGGTGCTCGTCGTGACCGGGGACGCCCCGATCGACATGAGCGCGCGGGTGTACGACCAGGACGCCGTGGACCTGATCCGCCGCCTGAACCGCGACGCGCCGCACCTGCGCGTGTACGCGGGGCTGGACCCTTACCGGCAGTCGTTCGTGCGCGAACGTGATTACCTGGAGCGCAAGCTGGACGCGGGCGCGGCCGGGTTCTTCACGCAGCCGTTCTTCGACCTGCGCCTGCTGGACACCTGGGCGGACCTCCTGCCGGACGGCACGGACGTGTGGTGGGGCGCGACGAGCATCCTCACGGAGGCCAGTTTCAACTACTGGCGTGCCCGGAACCACGCGGTGTTCCCCCGGACGTTCACGCCCACCCTGGACTGCAACCGCGCGTTCGCCCGTGACCTCCTGGCCTTCGCCCGTCAGCGGGAGCAGCACGCGTACTTCATGCCCGTGAAGGTGAACGTGCTGGAGTACCTGGGCGGCATCCTCTGA
- the metH gene encoding methionine synthase, whose protein sequence is MSTDIRAEARKRILILDGAWGTQLQQAGLTEADFRWDGADPLRMYRGNFDLLQLTKPDVIRAVHRAYFEAGADIASTNTFNSTTISQADYGTEAMAYEMNVQGARLAREVADGFTARDGRPRWVAGSIGPTNRTATLSPDVERPEFRNVTYDDLVAAYTEAAEGLIAGGADLLLLETVFDTLNAKAALFACEEAFARTGKTLPVMLSGTITDASGRTLSGQTPEAFAISTSHANLFSLGLNCALGADLLRPHLREIAANTDALVSVHPNAGLPNAFGEYDETPEHTASVLADFAREGLVNIVGGCCGTTPEHIRAIAEAVRGITPRTAPEQPAVLRLSGLEPLNVTPELNFVNVGERTNVTGSPRFAKAILAGDFDAGLKIARQQVENGAQIVDVNFDEGMLDGEAAMVKFLNLLAGEPDISRVPLMLDSSKWEILEAGLKRVQGKAVVNSISLKDGEAKFLERARLLRRYGAAAVVMAFDEQGQADNLARRIEITSRAYRLLTEQVGFPPQDIIFDPNVLTVATGIEEHDRYAIDFIEATRWIKANLPGALVSGGISNVSFSFRGNNHVREAMHAVFLYHAIRAGLDMGIVNAGMLAVYEDIEPELRDAVEDVILARRSDATERLLELADRYKGVKREVGAGSPWRDLPVQERLKHALVQGIADFVDADAEEAYQELGSPLKVIEGPLMDGMNVVGDLFGAGKMFLPQVVKSARVMKRAVAYLTPYMEAEKQEAGGKGKVLLATVKGDVHDIGKNIVGVVLACNGYQVTDLGVMVPTERILDEAERIGADVIGLSGLITPSLDEMVTVAREMTRRGLTLPLLIGGATTSRAHTAVKIDPAYPGPVVHVLDASRAVTTTADLLADPAGVQDRVREEYDALRERHGGRQVRLIPIGEARARAPQVSPTPAPAPREPGRQIIEQPIAELLDFIDWTPFFIAWEMKGIYPNILTDPLRGEEARKLFADAQELLRRVIDENLLTARGVIGLWPATRDGDDIVVAADSRWQMAGGQPSAISHPPAARLHTLRQQRDQATPNAALADFILPDGDHIGAFAVAIHGAEELAAAFEAQHDDYNAILVKAIADRLAEAFAEKLHRDVRVRHWGYAPEETLGNDDLIRERYQGIRPAPGYPAQPDHTEKRTLFALLNAAEIGLELTESCAMWPAAAVSGLYFAHPEARYLAVGRIGRDQTLDYARRKGQSIEETERWLGPILAYDPAGVDGEQLMVERQHRSTVTHQPSTAAGGGQ, encoded by the coding sequence ATGAGCACGGATATTCGCGCCGAGGCGCGCAAGCGGATCTTGATTCTGGACGGGGCGTGGGGCACGCAGCTCCAGCAGGCCGGGCTGACCGAGGCCGATTTCAGGTGGGACGGGGCGGACCCGCTGCGGATGTACCGGGGGAACTTCGACCTGCTGCAACTGACGAAGCCCGACGTGATCCGCGCCGTGCACCGCGCGTACTTCGAGGCGGGCGCGGACATCGCCAGCACGAACACCTTCAACTCCACGACGATCAGTCAGGCGGACTACGGCACGGAAGCCATGGCCTACGAGATGAACGTGCAGGGCGCCCGGCTGGCCCGCGAGGTGGCCGACGGGTTCACGGCCCGCGACGGGCGGCCCCGCTGGGTGGCCGGGAGCATCGGCCCGACGAACCGCACGGCGACCCTCTCGCCGGACGTGGAACGCCCGGAGTTCCGCAACGTGACCTACGACGATCTGGTCGCGGCGTACACGGAGGCCGCCGAGGGCCTGATCGCGGGTGGCGCGGACCTGCTGCTGCTGGAGACGGTGTTCGACACGCTGAACGCCAAGGCGGCGCTGTTCGCCTGTGAGGAGGCCTTCGCCCGCACCGGCAAGACCCTGCCGGTCATGCTGTCCGGCACGATCACGGACGCCTCCGGGCGCACGCTGAGCGGGCAGACGCCGGAGGCCTTCGCGATCAGCACCAGTCACGCGAACCTGTTCAGCCTGGGCCTGAACTGCGCGCTGGGCGCCGACCTGCTGCGCCCGCACCTGCGCGAGATCGCCGCGAACACGGACGCGCTGGTGTCCGTCCACCCGAACGCCGGTCTGCCGAACGCCTTCGGCGAGTACGACGAGACGCCGGAGCACACGGCGAGCGTGCTGGCCGACTTCGCCCGCGAGGGCCTCGTGAACATCGTGGGTGGGTGCTGCGGCACCACACCCGAGCACATCCGCGCGATTGCCGAGGCGGTGCGCGGGATCACACCACGCACCGCCCCCGAGCAGCCTGCCGTGCTGCGCCTGAGCGGCCTGGAGCCGCTGAACGTCACGCCGGAACTGAACTTCGTGAACGTCGGCGAGCGCACCAACGTGACCGGCAGCCCCAGGTTCGCCAAGGCGATCCTGGCCGGGGATTTCGACGCGGGCCTGAAGATCGCGCGGCAGCAGGTCGAGAACGGCGCGCAGATCGTGGACGTGAACTTCGACGAGGGCATGCTGGACGGCGAGGCCGCCATGGTGAAGTTCCTGAACCTCCTGGCCGGGGAGCCCGACATCAGCCGCGTGCCGCTGATGCTCGACAGCTCCAAGTGGGAGATCCTGGAGGCGGGCCTCAAGCGCGTGCAGGGCAAGGCGGTCGTGAACTCGATCTCGCTGAAGGACGGCGAGGCGAAGTTCCTGGAACGCGCCCGCCTGCTGCGGCGCTACGGCGCGGCGGCGGTCGTGATGGCCTTCGACGAGCAGGGGCAGGCGGACAACCTCGCGCGGCGCATCGAGATCACCTCCCGCGCCTACCGACTGCTGACCGAACAGGTGGGCTTCCCGCCTCAGGACATCATCTTCGACCCGAACGTCCTGACGGTCGCGACCGGCATCGAGGAGCACGACCGCTACGCCATCGACTTCATCGAGGCGACCCGCTGGATCAAGGCGAACCTGCCGGGCGCGCTGGTGTCGGGCGGGATCAGCAACGTGTCGTTCTCCTTCCGGGGCAACAACCACGTGCGCGAGGCGATGCACGCGGTGTTCCTGTACCACGCGATCCGTGCGGGGCTGGACATGGGCATCGTGAACGCCGGGATGCTCGCCGTGTACGAGGACATCGAACCCGAGCTGCGCGACGCCGTGGAGGACGTGATCCTGGCCCGCCGCAGTGATGCCACCGAACGCCTGCTGGAACTCGCCGACCGCTACAAGGGCGTGAAGCGTGAGGTCGGCGCGGGCAGCCCCTGGCGGGACCTGCCGGTGCAGGAGCGCCTGAAGCACGCGCTCGTGCAGGGCATCGCGGACTTCGTCGACGCGGACGCCGAGGAGGCATACCAGGAACTCGGGTCGCCGCTGAAGGTCATCGAGGGGCCGCTGATGGACGGCATGAACGTCGTCGGCGACCTGTTCGGGGCCGGGAAGATGTTCCTGCCGCAGGTCGTGAAGTCCGCCCGCGTGATGAAACGCGCCGTGGCGTACCTCACGCCGTACATGGAGGCCGAGAAGCAGGAGGCCGGCGGCAAGGGCAAGGTCCTGCTGGCGACCGTGAAGGGCGACGTGCACGACATCGGCAAGAACATCGTCGGGGTGGTGCTGGCCTGCAACGGCTATCAGGTCACGGACCTGGGCGTGATGGTCCCCACCGAGAGGATCCTCGACGAGGCCGAGCGGATCGGCGCGGACGTCATCGGCCTGAGCGGCCTGATCACCCCCAGCCTGGACGAGATGGTCACCGTGGCCCGCGAGATGACCCGACGCGGCCTGACCCTGCCCCTGCTGATCGGCGGGGCCACCACCAGCCGCGCGCACACCGCCGTGAAGATCGACCCCGCCTACCCAGGCCCCGTGGTGCACGTGCTGGACGCCAGCCGCGCCGTGACGACCACCGCCGACCTGCTGGCCGACCCGGCAGGCGTGCAGGACCGCGTGCGCGAGGAGTACGACGCGCTGCGCGAACGGCACGGCGGGCGGCAGGTGCGCCTCATTCCCATCGGGGAGGCCCGCGCCCGCGCACCCCAGGTCTCCCCCACCCCTGCCCCCGCCCCGCGCGAACCGGGCCGTCAGATCATCGAGCAGCCCATCGCCGAGCTGCTGGACTTCATCGACTGGACACCGTTCTTCATCGCCTGGGAGATGAAGGGCATCTACCCGAACATCCTCACCGACCCCCTGCGCGGCGAGGAAGCCCGCAAGTTGTTCGCCGACGCGCAGGAGCTGCTGCGCCGCGTGATCGACGAGAACCTCCTGACGGCACGCGGCGTGATCGGCCTGTGGCCCGCCACGCGCGACGGGGACGACATCGTGGTTGCAGCAGATAGCAGATGGCAGATGGCAGGTGGGCAGCCATCCGCGATCAGCCATCCGCCTGCCGCGCGCCTCCACACCCTGCGCCAGCAGCGCGACCAGGCCACGCCGAACGCGGCGCTGGCGGACTTCATCCTGCCGGACGGGGATCACATCGGCGCGTTCGCGGTGGCGATTCACGGCGCGGAGGAGCTCGCGGCCGCCTTCGAGGCGCAGCACGACGATTACAACGCCATTCTGGTCAAGGCGATCGCCGACCGGCTGGCCGAGGCCTTCGCGGAGAAACTCCACCGGGACGTCCGCGTGCGGCACTGGGGGTACGCGCCCGAGGAAACGCTGGGGAACGACGACCTGATCCGCGAGCGCTACCAGGGCATCCGCCCGGCACCCGGCTACCCCGCGCAGCCCGACCACACCGAGAAACGCACCCTGTTCGCCCTGCTGAACGCCGCCGAGATCGGCCTGGAACTCACGGAATCCTGCGCCATGTGGCCCGCCGCCGCCGTGTCCGGCCTGTACTTCGCGCACCCCGAGGCCCGCTACCTCGCCGTGGGTCGCATCGGCCGCGACCAGACCCTGGACTACGCCCGCCGCAAGGGCCAGAGCATCGAGGAGACCGAACGCTGGCTGGGGCCGATCCTCGCGTACGACCCTGCGGGTGTTGATGGTGAACAGTTGATGGTTGAAAGACAACACCGATCAACCGTCACCCATCAACCATCGACTGCCGCCGGAGGCGGCCAGTGA
- a CDS encoding prephenate dehydratase — protein sequence MSDHAARLTVAFQGNPGSYGEIAALNALGEGRDVETRGYPTFHEVARAVETGEADFGVLPVENSLMGAIHQAIDVLTETDLHVSGEVVVRVSHCLMALPGVALEDIRRVASQQPALDQCTVLIRRHGWQPVAAHDTAGSAKNLAQSGERDLAAIASSRAAELYGLNVLQREIEDEPYNFTRFMVLSRAEPTPSDAPHKTSLVFAVRHTPGFLVETLNELRGLNLSRIESRPRRDRAWSYLMYVDIEGDARDPRVAQALAGVLRKASYAKIIGSYPAAQGTVG from the coding sequence ATGAGTGACCACGCTGCCCGCCTGACCGTCGCCTTTCAGGGAAACCCCGGTTCCTACGGTGAGATCGCCGCGCTGAACGCCCTGGGCGAGGGCCGTGACGTGGAGACGCGCGGGTATCCCACCTTCCATGAGGTCGCGCGGGCCGTCGAGACGGGCGAGGCGGACTTCGGGGTGCTGCCGGTCGAGAACAGCCTGATGGGCGCCATTCACCAGGCGATCGACGTGCTGACCGAAACGGACCTGCACGTGTCCGGCGAGGTCGTGGTGAGGGTGTCTCACTGCCTGATGGCGCTGCCCGGCGTGGCGCTCGAGGACATCCGGCGCGTGGCGAGCCAGCAGCCGGCGCTGGACCAGTGCACGGTCCTGATCCGCCGGCACGGGTGGCAGCCGGTCGCGGCGCACGACACGGCCGGCAGCGCCAAGAACCTCGCGCAGAGCGGCGAGCGGGACCTCGCGGCGATCGCCAGCAGCCGCGCGGCGGAACTGTACGGCCTGAACGTGCTGCAACGCGAGATCGAGGACGAGCCGTACAACTTCACGCGCTTCATGGTGCTGTCGCGCGCCGAGCCCACGCCGAGCGACGCGCCGCACAAGACGAGTCTGGTGTTCGCGGTGCGGCACACGCCGGGCTTCCTGGTGGAGACGCTGAACGAGCTGCGCGGCCTGAACCTGAGCCGCATCGAGAGCCGCCCGCGCCGCGACCGCGCCTGGAGTTACCTGATGTACGTGGACATCGAGGGGGACGCCCGTGATCCGCGGGTGGCGCAGGCGCTGGCGGGGGTGCTGCGCAAGGCGAGTTACGCGAAGATCATCGGGTCGTACCCGGCGGCGCAGGGCACGGTCGGGTAG
- a CDS encoding amidase family protein, with protein MPDPILDLDACSLAAATRRGDLTASEVTQTYLTRLHALNPRLRAVITVNGAAQRDADTLDALPVERRGPLHGVPLLIKDNIDVAGLPTTAGSLLLRQHVPERDAPLVARLRAAGAVILGKANMTEWANFMTLGMTNGYSSAGGQTVNPWEDGRDTGGSSSGSGVAVAARLCAAAIGTETSGSIVSPAHQNGVIGLKPTLGLVPRTGIVPISHSQDTAGPITRSARDAALILGVIAGPDPQDEASRRLPVPDLRLRDGVLGDAHVGIIRDEPHVSPAEQAALAHLCGRLETLGVTRRDVTFPTRPELTAGGWTMEVLEYEFKGDLNAYLSGVTDGPRSLQDVIEANDRDPDRLLRYGQTLLHAAQGTRGDAGEQNYRRARQRDLDLTRTRGFDQLFARGLDLLVFPGIHGCGLAAKAGYPSLALPVTPPDQDGAPGGVLLVAPAGQDGRLLSLAAAINRELGGVRFPAV; from the coding sequence ATGCCCGACCCGATCCTCGATCTGGACGCCTGCTCCCTGGCCGCCGCGACCCGCCGCGGCGACCTGACCGCCAGCGAGGTGACGCAGACGTACCTGACCCGCCTGCACGCCCTGAACCCGCGCCTGCGGGCCGTCATCACCGTGAACGGGGCCGCGCAGCGTGACGCGGACACCCTGGACGCCCTGCCGGTCGAGCGGCGCGGCCCGCTGCACGGCGTGCCCCTGCTGATCAAGGACAACATCGACGTGGCGGGCCTGCCCACCACCGCCGGCAGCCTGCTGCTGCGCCAGCACGTGCCGGAGCGGGACGCGCCGCTCGTCGCGCGGTTACGCGCGGCCGGCGCCGTGATCCTGGGCAAGGCGAACATGACCGAATGGGCGAACTTCATGACGCTCGGCATGACCAACGGGTACTCCAGCGCCGGCGGTCAGACCGTCAACCCCTGGGAGGACGGACGCGACACGGGCGGCAGCAGCAGCGGCAGCGGCGTGGCCGTCGCCGCGCGCCTGTGCGCCGCCGCGATCGGCACCGAGACCAGCGGCAGCATCGTCAGCCCCGCCCACCAGAACGGCGTGATCGGCCTGAAACCCACCCTGGGCCTCGTGCCCCGCACCGGCATCGTGCCCATCAGCCACAGCCAGGACACCGCCGGACCCATCACCCGCAGCGCCCGCGACGCCGCACTGATCCTGGGCGTGATCGCCGGACCCGACCCGCAGGACGAGGCCAGCCGGCGACTGCCGGTCCCGGACCTGCGCCTGCGCGACGGCGTGCTCGGAGACGCGCACGTCGGCATCATCCGTGACGAACCGCACGTCAGCCCGGCCGAGCAGGCGGCCCTCGCCCACCTGTGCGGGCGACTGGAAACCCTGGGCGTCACCCGGCGCGACGTGACCTTCCCCACCCGTCCGGAACTCACGGCGGGCGGCTGGACCATGGAAGTGCTGGAGTACGAGTTCAAGGGCGACCTGAACGCCTACCTGAGCGGGGTCACGGACGGCCCGCGGTCCCTGCAGGACGTCATTGAGGCGAACGACCGCGACCCGGACCGCCTGCTGCGCTACGGCCAGACCCTGCTGCACGCCGCGCAGGGCACCCGCGGGGACGCCGGCGAACAGAATTACCGCCGCGCCCGCCAGCGAGACCTGGACCTGACGCGCACGCGCGGCTTCGACCAGCTGTTCGCGCGGGGCCTGGACCTGCTGGTCTTCCCGGGCATTCACGGCTGCGGCCTGGCTGCCAAGGCCGGGTATCCCAGCCTCGCGCTGCCCGTCACGC